A single region of the Bacteroides luhongzhouii genome encodes:
- a CDS encoding TolC family protein, with the protein MSKKRWLIVLLYAVLCSQRLFAQTLDKRVLGINEMFRLADENSQSIQTYKTGEEAAKEALKAAKSQRLPDIGASLSFSYLGDGYLWDRDFKNGQNIPMPHFGNNFALEAQQVIYAGGAINSSITLAELGQQMAALDWQKNRQEIRFLLTGYYLDLYKLNNQLQVLQKNLDLTEQVIRNMESRRTQGTALKNDITRYELQKETLKLQLAKVQDACKIMNHQLVTTLHLPAGTEIVPDPTLLDEEVKALAENDWQMMAAQSNVGLQQAQLSVQMSEQKVKLERSELLPKIALVAGEHLDGPITIEVPVLDNNFNYWYVGVGIKYNLSSLFKNNKKVRQAKLNARRAQEEYSLAQEQIENGVQANYVNFLTSFTDLRTQEKSVELADQNYNVISNRYKNDLALLTDMLDASNMKLSADLGLVNARINLIYSYYKMKYITHTL; encoded by the coding sequence ATGAGCAAAAAAAGATGGCTCATAGTGCTGCTATACGCCGTACTTTGTAGCCAAAGACTGTTTGCCCAGACGCTTGACAAGAGAGTTTTGGGCATTAACGAAATGTTCCGTCTGGCAGACGAGAACAGTCAGAGTATTCAAACGTATAAAACGGGGGAAGAGGCAGCCAAAGAAGCTTTGAAAGCTGCCAAGTCACAACGTTTACCGGACATAGGGGCTTCACTTTCATTCAGTTACCTGGGTGACGGATATTTGTGGGACCGTGATTTCAAAAACGGGCAAAACATTCCTATGCCGCACTTCGGCAATAACTTTGCTTTGGAGGCACAGCAAGTGATTTATGCCGGTGGAGCCATCAACAGCAGCATTACTCTGGCAGAACTCGGGCAACAAATGGCTGCATTGGACTGGCAAAAGAACCGTCAGGAGATCCGTTTTCTTCTGACCGGCTATTATCTGGATTTATATAAATTGAATAACCAGTTGCAAGTGTTACAAAAAAATCTGGACCTGACGGAACAGGTGATCCGCAACATGGAATCACGCCGTACGCAGGGAACAGCTTTAAAGAATGATATCACCCGTTATGAACTGCAGAAAGAGACGCTTAAACTGCAACTGGCAAAGGTGCAGGATGCCTGCAAAATTATGAATCACCAACTGGTGACTACGCTACACCTGCCCGCCGGAACAGAAATCGTCCCTGATCCTACCTTGTTGGATGAGGAAGTAAAAGCACTGGCAGAAAACGACTGGCAAATGATGGCGGCCCAAAGTAATGTCGGCCTGCAACAAGCCCAGCTGTCTGTACAAATGAGCGAGCAGAAAGTAAAACTGGAACGTTCGGAACTGCTTCCCAAAATTGCTCTTGTAGCCGGAGAGCATTTGGACGGTCCTATCACGATTGAAGTCCCGGTACTAGATAACAACTTCAATTACTGGTATGTGGGTGTCGGCATAAAATACAACCTTTCTTCTTTATTCAAAAATAACAAAAAAGTACGTCAGGCAAAATTGAACGCACGCAGAGCACAGGAAGAATATTCATTGGCACAGGAACAAATAGAAAACGGAGTTCAGGCAAATTATGTCAACTTCCTCACTTCTTTTACTGACTTACGTACGCAGGAGAAAAGCGTAGAACTCGCCGACCAAAATTATAATGTTATCAGCAACCGCTATAAAAATGATCTCGCTCTGCTCACCGATATGCTCGACGCCAGCAACATGAAACTAAGCGCCGACCTCGGTCTGGTCAATGCACGCATCAACTTGATATACAGTTACTATAAAATGAAATATATCACACATACCCTATAG
- a CDS encoding HlyD family secretion protein, which yields MIARKTQKIIYNIVIICLLIGGITYVCSRFIHLGNIEYTDNAQVRQHITPINTRVPGFIKKICFDEYQQVHKGDTLLIIEDTEFRLRVAQAEADLANATAGRQATTVGIATTQNNLSVSDASIEEVRVQMENARRELNRFEKLLQEDAVTKQQYDNVHTAYEAAKARYEQVSRAKLSTSLVKSEQTHRLGQNEAGVRLAEAALELARLNLSYTIIIAPCDGTTGKKEILEGQLVQPGQTMVDIVDSSDLWVIANYRETQLPNIKEGAEVEITADAVPNITFKGVVESISDATGAAFSMIPQDNATGNFVKVEQRIPVRISLKGNKPEDLKRMRAGFNVECEVKY from the coding sequence ATGATAGCTAGAAAAACCCAGAAGATTATATATAATATTGTGATAATCTGTCTTCTTATCGGTGGTATCACCTATGTTTGTTCCCGGTTCATTCACCTTGGAAACATTGAATATACTGATAATGCGCAGGTGAGACAACATATCACGCCAATCAACACTCGTGTTCCGGGGTTCATCAAAAAAATCTGTTTCGACGAGTATCAGCAAGTACACAAAGGCGACACGCTCCTTATCATCGAAGATACTGAATTTCGCCTCCGTGTGGCACAGGCAGAAGCTGATTTAGCTAATGCTACCGCAGGACGGCAGGCCACTACCGTCGGCATCGCCACTACTCAAAACAACTTGAGCGTGAGCGACGCAAGCATTGAGGAAGTGCGTGTACAAATGGAAAATGCAAGACGCGAACTGAATCGTTTCGAAAAATTATTGCAGGAAGATGCAGTGACAAAACAACAATATGACAACGTGCATACAGCTTACGAAGCTGCCAAAGCCCGTTATGAACAGGTGTCACGAGCTAAATTGTCTACATCTTTAGTGAAAAGCGAGCAAACCCATCGTTTAGGACAAAATGAGGCAGGTGTCCGCCTGGCAGAAGCTGCATTAGAGCTTGCCCGTCTGAATCTTTCTTATACAATCATCATTGCTCCATGTGACGGTACCACAGGAAAGAAAGAAATTTTGGAAGGCCAGCTGGTACAGCCGGGACAAACAATGGTCGACATCGTAGACAGCAGCGACCTGTGGGTAATCGCCAATTATCGCGAAACCCAGCTTCCGAATATCAAGGAAGGCGCAGAAGTGGAAATTACAGCGGATGCTGTGCCAAACATAACATTCAAAGGAGTAGTAGAATCTATTTCCGACGCAACAGGAGCTGCTTTCTCTATGATTCCACAAGATAACGCCACCGGTAATTTCGTCAAAGTGGAGCAACGTATTCCCGTACGTATCAGTCTGAAAGGAAACAAACCGGAAGATTTGAAACGTATGCGTGCAGGCTTCAACGTAGAATGTGAGGTGAAGTACTAA
- a CDS encoding acyltransferase family protein, giving the protein MKSERLLSLDVLRGITIVGMILVNNPGTWESVYAPLRHAEWNGLTPTDLVFPFFMFIMGVSMSFALSRFDHHFSRSFITKLVRRTVILFLLGLFLSWFSLVCAGVEQPFSQIRILGVLQRLALAYFFGSLLIMSVRRPANLAWISAIILIGYAVLLALGHGFELSEQNIIAVTDRTLFGETHLYREWLPDGGRIFFDPEGLLSTLPCIAQVIIGYFCGNILREKTEIHHRLLQISILGIVLLFAGWLLSYGCPLNKKVWSPTFVLVTCGFASLFLVLLTWLIDIRKKQKWAYPFHVFGTNPLFIYVVAGVLATLLEVITVGGISLQGRIYASIRLILPDAYLASLIYGLLFIGLNYLIVWVLYKKRIFIKI; this is encoded by the coding sequence ATGAAATCAGAACGTTTACTTTCATTAGACGTGCTTCGGGGAATCACCATTGTCGGAATGATTTTGGTGAACAACCCCGGTACGTGGGAGTCTGTTTATGCGCCCTTGCGCCATGCCGAATGGAACGGACTGACACCGACAGACCTAGTCTTCCCATTCTTTATGTTTATCATGGGTGTTTCTATGAGCTTTGCTTTATCCAGGTTCGACCATCACTTCAGCCGTAGTTTTATCACCAAACTGGTGCGGCGCACAGTGATTTTATTCTTGTTGGGACTTTTTCTTTCCTGGTTTTCGTTGGTGTGTGCGGGGGTGGAACAGCCTTTCTCACAGATACGTATTCTAGGTGTGTTGCAACGACTGGCGTTAGCTTACTTCTTTGGTTCCTTGTTGATTATGAGTGTCCGGCGTCCGGCAAATCTGGCATGGATCTCCGCGATTATTCTGATAGGCTATGCTGTTCTATTGGCTTTGGGGCACGGCTTTGAACTATCCGAGCAGAATATTATTGCCGTTACAGACCGAACATTGTTCGGAGAAACTCATCTGTACCGGGAGTGGTTGCCGGACGGCGGACGTATCTTTTTCGATCCGGAAGGGCTGTTAAGTACCTTGCCGTGTATTGCGCAAGTGATAATAGGTTATTTCTGCGGAAATATCTTGCGGGAGAAGACAGAAATTCATCACCGGTTGTTACAGATATCCATACTTGGTATTGTTCTTTTATTTGCCGGATGGTTGCTTAGTTACGGTTGCCCGTTGAATAAAAAGGTATGGAGTCCGACTTTTGTCTTGGTAACCTGTGGTTTTGCTTCTTTATTTCTTGTGCTTCTCACCTGGCTTATTGATATTCGTAAAAAACAGAAATGGGCGTATCCTTTCCATGTTTTTGGCACGAATCCGTTGTTCATCTATGTGGTGGCCGGCGTGTTGGCTACTCTACTCGAGGTTATCACAGTTGGTGGAATTAGTCTGCAAGGGAGGATTTATGCCTCCATCCGGCTCATTCTTCCCGACGCTTATTTGGCCTCTCTGATTTACGGACTTCTGTTTATCGGACTCAATTATTTGATTGTGTGGGTCTTGTACAAAAAGCGGATCTTTATAAAGATATAA
- a CDS encoding beta-N-acetylhexosaminidase — protein MNYDKIKKGGILFLLGIGAITSLSCNDNDNGGYPERVPTRLSVMPLPERVDYKESVVTLPQNVTVSQNIPASTSQLLKSTLEEKLSLSASDASNDHAFIRVKQESDLAKEAYRLTVTKEGACIYYSTETGLLWGIQTLRQALEQANFFTSGNSKYLPMVDIKDAPKYDWRGFHIDVVRHMFTVDYLKKVIDCLSFYKINKLHLHLTDDQGWRIEVKKYPLLTQEGSWRDFDEYDKRCVELSQQDYNYEIDPRFVRNGSQYGGHYTQEEMKGLVSYALERGIDIIPEIDMPGHFSAAIKVYPELSCTGEAGWGEEFSYPICPSRPENYQFVQSIIDEMVEIFPSEYFHIGADEVEKDNWEQCEVCQQLMQQEGYQKVDELQNRFVKIMTNYVKGKGKKVMGWDDAFLEKDPQDLIYTYWRDWLPDQPGKITQKGYPIVFMEWSRFYLSATPSDEGLSSLYNFEFDPQFPNIVKQNVLGFQACVWTEMIPNERKFGQHVFPSLQAFSELAWGSDRNWIDFTNRLKWHVKWLNENGFYFTKPGFI, from the coding sequence ATGAACTATGATAAGATAAAAAAAGGCGGTATATTATTCCTGTTGGGAATAGGTGCGATCACATCATTGTCGTGCAATGACAATGATAATGGAGGGTATCCGGAACGGGTACCGACCCGCCTGTCGGTAATGCCTTTGCCGGAAAGAGTTGATTATAAAGAATCGGTGGTCACTCTTCCGCAGAATGTGACTGTTAGCCAGAATATTCCGGCTTCTACGTCACAACTGTTGAAATCCACGCTGGAAGAGAAACTGTCTCTTTCCGCGAGTGACGCTTCCAACGATCATGCCTTTATCCGGGTGAAACAAGAATCTGATCTGGCTAAAGAAGCCTATCGTCTGACCGTAACCAAAGAGGGAGCCTGCATCTATTATTCAACGGAAACCGGACTTCTTTGGGGAATCCAAACGTTGAGGCAAGCACTCGAACAAGCTAATTTCTTCACTTCGGGAAACTCGAAATATCTTCCGATGGTAGATATAAAGGATGCTCCCAAATACGACTGGCGCGGATTCCATATCGATGTGGTACGGCACATGTTTACGGTTGACTATCTGAAAAAGGTGATAGATTGTTTGTCTTTCTACAAAATAAACAAGCTCCACCTGCATTTGACCGACGATCAGGGCTGGCGTATCGAAGTGAAAAAATATCCTTTACTGACGCAGGAAGGAAGCTGGCGTGACTTCGACGAGTATGACAAGAGATGCGTAGAACTTTCCCAACAAGATTATAACTACGAGATAGATCCTCGTTTTGTGAGAAATGGTTCGCAATATGGTGGTCATTATACACAAGAAGAGATGAAAGGCTTGGTGAGTTACGCATTGGAAAGAGGTATTGATATTATTCCCGAAATAGATATGCCAGGGCATTTCTCGGCGGCTATCAAAGTGTATCCCGAACTGTCGTGTACGGGAGAAGCTGGTTGGGGAGAAGAATTTTCTTATCCTATTTGCCCTTCCCGCCCGGAAAACTATCAGTTTGTGCAATCTATCATTGATGAAATGGTTGAAATCTTTCCTTCGGAATATTTTCATATAGGGGCTGACGAGGTAGAAAAGGATAACTGGGAGCAGTGTGAAGTCTGTCAGCAGTTGATGCAACAGGAAGGTTATCAGAAAGTGGATGAATTGCAAAACCGCTTTGTGAAGATAATGACGAACTATGTGAAGGGTAAAGGTAAGAAAGTGATGGGATGGGACGATGCTTTTCTTGAGAAAGATCCACAAGACCTGATCTATACCTATTGGCGTGACTGGCTGCCCGACCAGCCGGGAAAGATTACCCAGAAAGGTTATCCGATTGTATTTATGGAGTGGTCTCGTTTCTATTTGAGCGCAACGCCTTCGGACGAAGGATTAAGCTCTTTGTATAACTTCGAGTTCGACCCCCAGTTTCCTAATATTGTGAAGCAGAATGTATTAGGCTTCCAAGCCTGTGTCTGGACGGAAATGATTCCTAATGAGCGGAAGTTCGGTCAGCATGTTTTCCCTTCTCTTCAGGCCTTTTCAGAATTGGCGTGGGGAAGTGACCGCAACTGGATTGATTTCACCAATCGCCTGAAATGGCATGTTAAATGGTTGAATGAGAATGGATTTTACTTCACCAAACCGGGATTTATTTAA
- a CDS encoding family 20 glycosylhydrolase, whose translation MRNILYTIGGSLCLLLFMTGCKSADGAKAPVSLTWEMGAAEVQPGYYENSFILKNISDAPLGKDWIIYYSQLPREILQDESASVKVEVVNANFFRMYPAENFQPLAPGDSLIVTFCCTNGLKKLSHAPEGTYWVSQAGGKQGTPLPVGLTIYPLQGMESESWYPAPDKIYVSNLALETTGKLQQTDIFPSVKEAFPAVGKENVTIENKVKLTFHPDFANEAGLLKDKLETLYGLEVISEAPVTVHLDYLPQQETAANDEYYRMDTGNSLINISAPTSHGIFNGTQTLLSLLKGQEKPFCLEAVSIRDYPDLPYRGQMLDIARNFTTADQLKKLIDAISSYKLNVLHFHFSDDEGWRLQIPGLEELTSVGARRGHTTDELECLYPGYDGNYDPSAPTSGNGYYTREEFIDLLRYAAQRHVRVIPEIESPGHARAAIVSMKARYHKYINTDPEKAVEYLLSDAQDTSRYVSAQSYTDNVMNVALPSTYRFMEKVIRELIAMYEEAEVPLTTIHLGGDEVPDGAWMGSPVCRAFMDEHGMTSAHELSEYYITKMADYLQQYHVRFSGWQEAALGHSEATDRHLNRLAAGIYCWNTVPEWEADEIPYQVANKGYPVILCNVNNFYLDLAYDAHPDERGLSWAGYVDESKGFSMLPYHIYRSSRTDMAGNPVDLGIAERGKTVLTASGKERIQGVQAQLFAETIRDFKWVEYYTFPKILGLVERGWNAFPAWSMLAGEKEQLAFNKALALFYSKASEKEMPHWASRNINFRLPHPGLCIKEGKLYANTPIRGGEIRYTTDGAEPTRDSALWEAPITCDASVVKAKLFYLNKESVTSTLKVN comes from the coding sequence TTATCCTGAAGAATATATCAGATGCTCCTTTGGGAAAGGACTGGATCATCTATTATTCGCAGTTGCCTCGTGAGATTCTTCAAGACGAATCTGCATCGGTCAAGGTAGAGGTAGTAAATGCGAACTTCTTCCGGATGTATCCGGCGGAAAACTTCCAGCCATTGGCACCGGGAGATTCGCTGATTGTGACGTTCTGTTGTACCAACGGACTGAAAAAACTGTCACATGCTCCCGAAGGTACTTACTGGGTGAGTCAGGCAGGCGGCAAGCAAGGTACTCCCTTGCCTGTCGGGCTGACTATCTATCCGCTGCAAGGAATGGAGTCGGAAAGCTGGTATCCTGCACCTGATAAAATATATGTTTCAAACTTGGCGTTAGAGACTACTGGCAAGTTGCAACAAACTGATATTTTCCCGTCAGTAAAGGAAGCGTTTCCGGCTGTCGGTAAAGAAAACGTTACCATAGAAAATAAGGTGAAACTGACTTTTCATCCCGATTTTGCCAACGAAGCAGGATTGCTGAAAGATAAGTTGGAAACACTCTATGGGTTGGAAGTCATTTCCGAAGCACCGGTAACGGTTCATCTGGATTATTTGCCGCAACAGGAGACGGCTGCGAATGACGAATACTATCGGATGGACACAGGAAATAGTCTGATCAATATTTCAGCTCCTACGTCACACGGCATTTTCAATGGCACGCAAACCTTGCTCTCTCTCTTGAAAGGACAAGAGAAACCGTTCTGTTTGGAAGCTGTATCTATCCGTGACTACCCCGACTTGCCATATCGCGGACAAATGTTGGATATTGCCAGAAACTTCACGACGGCAGACCAATTAAAGAAACTGATAGACGCTATCTCTTCTTATAAACTGAACGTGCTGCATTTCCACTTTTCGGATGATGAAGGCTGGCGTCTTCAGATTCCCGGTCTGGAAGAACTGACTTCGGTCGGTGCACGTCGGGGACACACCACGGATGAACTGGAATGTTTGTATCCGGGCTACGATGGCAACTATGATCCGTCTGCGCCTACCTCCGGCAACGGGTATTATACTCGTGAAGAGTTTATAGATTTATTGCGTTATGCAGCTCAAAGACATGTGCGTGTGATCCCGGAAATAGAGTCTCCGGGACATGCACGGGCGGCAATTGTGTCCATGAAAGCACGTTATCATAAATATATAAACACCGATCCTGAAAAGGCCGTCGAATATTTGTTGAGTGACGCGCAAGATACTTCCCGCTATGTTTCCGCACAGTCTTATACGGATAACGTGATGAATGTGGCATTGCCCTCCACGTATCGGTTTATGGAAAAAGTGATTCGTGAGCTGATTGCTATGTATGAAGAAGCGGAGGTACCTTTGACTACCATTCACTTGGGAGGCGATGAAGTGCCTGATGGAGCTTGGATGGGTTCGCCTGTCTGCCGGGCATTTATGGATGAACATGGAATGACGAGTGCGCATGAACTGTCTGAATACTACATCACGAAGATGGCAGACTATCTGCAACAATATCATGTGCGGTTCAGTGGCTGGCAGGAAGCAGCGTTGGGACATTCGGAAGCTACCGACCGTCATTTGAACAGGCTTGCGGCAGGAATATATTGCTGGAATACTGTTCCCGAATGGGAAGCGGACGAAATACCTTATCAGGTAGCCAACAAAGGTTATCCGGTGATCCTCTGCAACGTGAACAACTTCTATCTGGATTTGGCCTATGATGCTCACCCCGATGAAAGAGGGCTCTCGTGGGCCGGATATGTGGATGAATCTAAAGGCTTTTCCATGCTTCCATATCACATCTATCGCTCTTCGCGTACTGATATGGCTGGCAATCCGGTCGATTTAGGTATTGCGGAAAGAGGAAAAACAGTTTTGACCGCATCCGGCAAGGAGCGTATCCAAGGAGTACAAGCGCAACTGTTTGCAGAAACGATCCGTGATTTCAAGTGGGTGGAATATTATACCTTTCCTAAAATCCTCGGACTGGTAGAACGCGGGTGGAATGCTTTTCCCGCTTGGAGTATGCTGGCAGGAGAGAAAGAACAGCTGGCTTTCAACAAAGCGCTGGCTCTGTTCTATTCGAAAGCGAGTGAGAAGGAAATGCCCCATTGGGCGTCCCGAAACATTAACTTCCGTTTGCCTCATCCCGGACTTTGCATCAAAGAAGGCAAGCTTTATGCCAACACCCCCATCCGGGGAGGGGAGATACGCTATACGACCGATGGAGCGGAACCAACTCGTGATTCAGCACTTTGGGAAGCTCCCATAACCTGTGATGCTTCGGTTGTGAAAGCTAAACTGTTTTATTTAAACAAAGAAAGTGTGACAAGCACTCTCAAAGTAAATTAA